The sequence below is a genomic window from Microbacterium sp. SORGH_AS_0888.
TGCACGGGCGACAGGGGCATCCCCTCAGCGCCCACCACGGTGTCCAGCCCTTCCGGCAGCTCGTCCAGCAGCGTGGACCCGCCGATGCGGTCCAGCGCCGCGCGCATCCGTGCATCGTCCGCATCGGCCGCCGCGAGCCGGAGGTTCTCGCGCAGCGTGCCGTCGAAGACGTGCGTCTCCTGCGTGACCAGCACCAGCCGTCCCGTGGTCCGCCGCACGGCACCGTCGAGCGGATCATGGACGCCTGCGGCGATGCCCGCCACCGTGCTCTTGCCGGCGCCCGACGCGCCGACGACGGCGACGGTCTCGCCCGCCGACACGACGAGGTCCACCCCGTGGAGCACGGACGTGCCGGGGGAGTAGCCGAAACGCACCCGATCCAGTCGCAGCACCTCGGGTGCGGATGTCGGACCCGGTGCCGCGAGGGGCCCCGGGGCGGCGAGGCCCACCCCCGCGATCCGCGAGAGCGAAGCGGTCGCCGACAGCAGGTCGTCGACGACGAACAGGAGCATGTTGATCGGGTCGAAGAGGCGAAGGAACAGCAGCATGGCCGCCGTGGTCGCGCCGGCGCTTCCTCCTCCGTGCTCGACGAGGAGGGATCCCACGACGAGGAGCCCCGCCATCCCGAGGAACTCCGCGAGGTTGAGGCGGGCGAAGAATCGGTTCTGCACGACCACGGCGCGGACGACCCAGCGCACGACCGCCCAGGAGGATCGGCCGACCAGCTCGGTCCGCGAGGCCTCGAGCCCGTAGGCGTGGACCGTGCCGATGCCGTGCAGCGTCTCGAGCACGTGACCGGCTCGCTCGGCCATCGCGGCCCGTTCGCGGGCGTAGACCGCCGGTGCGGCCCGCGAGAACCGGCGTGCCGCGAAGACGTGCACGGGGGTGATCGCGAGGAGGACCACGGCGTACCAGGGGTCGATCGCGGCCATTCCGGCCAGGGCCAGCACGATCGTGAACACCGAGCCGGTCACGGCGGGCACCACGGCCGGCGCGGCCTCCGCGACCCGGGCGACGTCGTCGCCGGCCCGGGACACGACATCCCCCTCCCCGGCCCTTTCGACGCGGGACTGCGGAAGGCGCAGCGCCGCCGCCACCATGTCCTCGCGCATCCGGGCGAGCGCCGGTTCGAACAGTGCGGCACCGACCGCGATCCCCAGTCCCGTGAGCGCCGCCGTGCCGATCATGGCGGATGCCGCCGTGAGCGCCGCCATCCAGATG
It includes:
- a CDS encoding ABC transporter ATP-binding protein; this encodes MSAAPDPLPLADARTVWRTFLAAAGRRRLLVLPLAVLLLVAAALGLVPPFAFGAMVDAVGAGETGSIWMAALTAASAMIGTAALTGLGIAVGAALFEPALARMREDMVAAALRLPQSRVERAGEGDVVSRAGDDVARVAEAAPAVVPAVTGSVFTIVLALAGMAAIDPWYAVVLLAITPVHVFAARRFSRAAPAVYARERAAMAERAGHVLETLHGIGTVHAYGLEASRTELVGRSSWAVVRWVVRAVVVQNRFFARLNLAEFLGMAGLLVVGSLLVEHGGGSAGATTAAMLLFLRLFDPINMLLFVVDDLLSATASLSRIAGVGLAAPGPLAAPGPTSAPEVLRLDRVRFGYSPGTSVLHGVDLVVSAGETVAVVGASGAGKSTVAGIAAGVHDPLDGAVRRTTGRLVLVTQETHVFDGTLRENLRLAAADADDARMRAALDRIGGSTLLDELPEGLDTVVGAEGMPLSPVQAQLLALARAELADPAVVILDEPTAEAGSAVAGRLDTAADAVTAGRGALVVTHRLEQAASADRIVVLVDGAVVEEGTHAQLLERDGEYARLWRSRG